A window of Anolis carolinensis isolate JA03-04 unplaced genomic scaffold, rAnoCar3.1.pri scaffold_21, whole genome shotgun sequence contains these coding sequences:
- the LOC103281474 gene encoding zinc finger protein 135-like isoform X1, with the protein MENLSPCSTSHTGEKPHQCQECGKSFSRSDNLLSHQRTHTGEKPYQCMECGKSFSQSGPLRSHQRTHTGEKPYKCIECGKSFSQSGDLRAHQRTHTGEKPYQCMECGKSFRWSGDLRAHQRTHTGEKPHQCIECGESFSQSGTLRRHQRTHTGEKPFQCMECGKSFSHSGGLHLHRRTHTGEKPHKCLECGMSFSRSGDLRSHQRTHTGEKPYTCLECGKSFSWSNGLLSHQVTHRGEKPHKCIECGKSYSWSNSLRAHQRTHTGEKPHQCIECGESFSQSGTLRRHQRTHTGEKTYQCIECGKSFSQSDQLHLHRRTHTGEKPHKCLECGMSFSRSDSLLSHQRTHTGEKPYTCLECGKSFSRSNGLLSHQVTHRGEKPHKCIECGKSYSWSNSLRAHQRTHTGEKPYKCMECGKSFNLKATLRSHQRTHTGEKPYKCMECGKRFNQGGQLRSHQRTHTQLEEETCL; encoded by the coding sequence atggaaAATCTTTCTCCCTGTTCCACATCacacacgggagagaagccacatcaatgccaggaatgtggaaagagcttcagtcggagtgacaatctgctttcccatcaaaggactcacacaggggagaagccgtatcaatgcatggaatgtggaaaaagcttcagtcagagtggaccgCTGCGTTCCCACCAAAGGacccatactggggagaagccatataaatgcatagaatgtggaaaaagtttcagtcagagtggagatctgcgtgcccatcaaaggacccacacaggagagaagccgtatcaatgcatggaatgtggaaagagcttcaggtgGAGTGGAGATCTGCgtgcccatcaaaggacccacacaggggagaagccacatcaaTGCATAGAGTGTGGAGAGAGCTTCAGTCAAAGTGGGACTCTGCGtcgccatcaaaggacccacacaggggagaagccgtttcaatgcatggaatgtggaaagagcttcagtcacagtggaggTCTGCATTTGCAtcgaaggacccacacaggggagaagccacacaaatgcttggaatgtggaatgagcttcagtcggagtggagatctgcgttcccatcaaaggactcacacaggggagaagccatacacatgcctggagtgtggaaagagcttcagttggaGTAACGGTCTGCTTTCCCATCAAGTGACTCACagaggggagaagccacataaatgcattgaatgtggaaagagctacaGTTGGAGTAACAGTCTGCgtgcccatcaaaggacccacacaggggagaagccacatcaaTGCATAGAGTGTGGAGAGAGCTTCAGTCAAAGTGGGACTCTGCGtcgccatcaaaggacccacacaggggagaagacaTATCAATGcatcgaatgtggaaagagcttcagtcagagtgatcAGCTGCATTTGCAtcgaaggacccacacaggggagaagccacacaaatgcttggaatgtggaatgagcttcagtcggagtgacagtctgctttcccatcaaaggactcacacaggggagaagccatacacatgcctggagtgtggaaagagcttcagtcggagtaaCGGTCTGCTTTCCCATCAAGTGACTCACagaggggagaagccacataaatgcattgaatgtggaaagagctacaGTTGGAGTAACAGTCTGCgtgcccatcaaaggacccacacaggggagaagccatataaatgcatggaatgtggaaagagcttcaattTGAAAGCAACTCTGcgttctcatcaaaggacccacacaggagaaaagccatataaatgcatggaatgtggaaagaggttCAATCAGGGTGGACAGCTGcgttctcatcaaaggacccacacacaACTAGAGGAAGAGACCTGCCTTTGA